In Ancalomicrobiaceae bacterium S20, the following proteins share a genomic window:
- a CDS encoding EAL domain-containing protein, translating into MTEPSGRDRAGPAPNGTSTGPSLTRFERFVVSLSDAMCKRTIGLRFAAVTVGTAAAVFALLITIITYQLQAGVARQATELEHLSDTKLSERLDSEAKLAAARVRFQLSDMLPRLEAIAQRADTGRAVASRNVVAISQLLGPAAEAAHIDEILIVDPAGAVIGASDGAVDLLGAYRRINTSRLKQGIARVVETSLPNKPFTERMTVYARDEIAQIFRANEPLSIAEVAVYPLFDDFGEVTGAMVGYRKLRRSEPVLQEFSRLTNTGIVVLGPDGTASAAGLADIPYAVSAVPNSLLLRMANGRYIGRCVTFESIVDVCALAPLNELYLSRNELIRIAESDGQSLIAKLIGLGVLSLCAFAGISILLVGQVTRPLAEITRTVEAVAAGQYRDKVAGSDRSDEVGNIARAVEILQSSLRERDQLRANAIRQNAMLRARDHELNLQNMRFDAALNNMPHALCMFDEDGRLIVSNYQFEKIYRLPPGTVSAGVTERDLMAAIGPLLAGGSGDGNDGAGIEPTTGVHQQDLADGRTIAVTRQRMLGGGWVAVYEDITERRRAERRIMELATRDTLTKLPNRFVLRQRMELSLADIETTGAELTVYCLDLDAFKTINDTLGHPFGDLLLVKVAERLTEVAGAYDTIVRLGGDEFAVVTTTPQTDEARSAYAETIIGAVAATYDLDGKKAAVGVSIGTAVAPRDGREANELLKRADLALYTAKAEGKNTHRFFAPALEEALNRRRDMEIDLAKALEAGEFEPFFQPIVDVRTRMVTGFEALLRWRHPTRGLVPPGEFIPFAEEIGLIGAMGEWVLRRACEMAAGWPLPLKVSVNISPRQVRSRGLVNTVMNALAATGLPASRLELEVTESVLLEEDEDTVATLMQLRALGVRFAMDDFGTGYSSLRSLRAFPFDRLKIDQSFVRNMATTAESLAIVTSIIDLAESLGMATTAEGVETAEQFDMLRRAGCVEIQGFYFGRPRPNDSVPEVLQGFGMTWDAAAIAPMPAPAAEARIAEARMADHRTAETTSANAAAQSATAPGASLSVGVTDSQPPKLRAAR; encoded by the coding sequence ATGACCGAGCCGAGCGGCCGAGACCGGGCAGGGCCCGCCCCGAACGGAACATCGACCGGGCCATCGCTGACCCGGTTCGAGCGCTTCGTGGTCTCGCTGTCGGACGCCATGTGCAAGCGCACCATCGGCCTGCGCTTCGCGGCCGTGACGGTCGGCACCGCCGCAGCCGTGTTCGCGCTGCTGATCACCATCATCACCTATCAGCTCCAGGCCGGCGTCGCCCGCCAGGCGACCGAGCTGGAGCATCTCTCCGACACCAAGCTCTCCGAGCGGCTCGACTCCGAAGCCAAGCTCGCCGCGGCGCGGGTTCGCTTCCAGCTGAGCGACATGCTGCCTCGCCTCGAGGCGATCGCCCAGCGCGCCGACACCGGCCGCGCGGTCGCCTCCCGCAATGTGGTCGCGATCTCGCAGCTGCTCGGCCCGGCGGCGGAGGCCGCGCACATCGACGAGATCCTGATCGTCGACCCCGCCGGCGCGGTGATCGGCGCGAGCGACGGCGCCGTCGACCTGCTCGGCGCCTATCGCCGGATCAACACCTCGCGGCTCAAACAGGGCATCGCCCGGGTCGTCGAGACGAGCCTGCCGAACAAGCCCTTCACCGAGCGGATGACCGTCTACGCTCGCGACGAGATCGCCCAGATCTTCCGCGCCAACGAGCCGCTGTCGATCGCCGAGGTCGCGGTCTATCCGCTGTTCGACGATTTCGGCGAAGTCACCGGCGCCATGGTCGGCTATCGCAAGCTGCGCCGCAGCGAGCCGGTCCTGCAGGAATTCTCGCGCCTGACCAACACCGGCATCGTCGTGCTCGGCCCGGACGGCACCGCCTCCGCGGCCGGCCTCGCCGACATTCCCTATGCGGTCTCGGCCGTGCCGAACTCCCTGCTGCTGCGCATGGCCAACGGCCGCTACATCGGCCGCTGCGTCACGTTCGAGTCCATTGTCGACGTCTGCGCGCTCGCGCCGCTGAACGAGCTCTACCTGTCGCGCAACGAATTGATCCGCATCGCCGAATCCGATGGCCAGTCGCTGATCGCCAAGCTGATCGGCCTCGGCGTGCTGTCGCTCTGTGCCTTCGCCGGCATTTCGATCCTGCTCGTCGGCCAGGTGACGCGACCGCTCGCCGAGATCACCCGCACCGTCGAGGCGGTCGCCGCCGGGCAGTACCGCGACAAGGTCGCGGGTTCGGATCGCAGCGACGAGGTCGGCAACATCGCCCGCGCGGTCGAGATCCTGCAGTCGTCGCTGCGCGAGCGCGACCAGCTGCGCGCCAACGCCATCCGCCAGAACGCCATGCTCAGGGCGCGCGACCACGAGCTCAACCTGCAGAACATGCGTTTCGACGCCGCGCTCAACAACATGCCGCACGCGCTCTGCATGTTCGACGAGGACGGCCGGCTGATCGTCTCGAACTACCAGTTTGAGAAGATCTACCGCCTGCCGCCCGGCACCGTCAGCGCCGGCGTGACGGAACGGGATCTGATGGCCGCGATCGGCCCGCTGCTCGCCGGCGGATCGGGCGACGGCAACGACGGCGCCGGTATCGAACCGACGACCGGCGTGCACCAGCAGGACCTCGCCGACGGTCGCACCATCGCCGTCACCCGCCAGCGCATGCTCGGCGGCGGCTGGGTCGCGGTCTACGAGGACATCACCGAACGCCGTCGCGCCGAGCGGCGCATCATGGAACTGGCGACCCGCGACACGCTGACCAAGCTCCCCAATCGTTTCGTGCTGCGCCAGCGCATGGAGCTGTCGCTCGCCGACATCGAGACGACAGGCGCGGAGCTGACCGTCTATTGCCTCGACCTCGACGCCTTCAAGACCATCAACGACACGCTCGGCCATCCCTTCGGCGACCTGCTGCTGGTCAAGGTCGCCGAGCGGCTGACCGAGGTTGCAGGCGCCTACGACACCATCGTCCGCCTCGGCGGCGACGAGTTCGCGGTCGTGACCACGACGCCGCAGACCGACGAGGCGCGCTCGGCCTATGCCGAGACGATCATCGGCGCCGTCGCGGCGACCTACGACCTCGACGGCAAGAAGGCCGCGGTCGGCGTCAGCATCGGCACCGCCGTCGCGCCGCGCGACGGCCGCGAGGCCAACGAACTTCTGAAGCGCGCCGATCTCGCGCTCTACACGGCGAAAGCCGAGGGCAAGAACACGCATCGCTTCTTCGCCCCGGCGCTCGAGGAGGCGCTGAACCGCCGACGCGACATGGAGATCGATCTCGCCAAGGCGCTGGAGGCCGGCGAGTTCGAGCCGTTCTTCCAGCCGATCGTCGACGTGCGCACGCGCATGGTCACCGGTTTCGAGGCGCTGTTGCGGTGGCGCCATCCGACGCGCGGTCTGGTGCCGCCCGGCGAGTTCATCCCCTTCGCCGAGGAGATCGGCCTGATCGGTGCCATGGGCGAATGGGTGCTGCGACGCGCCTGCGAGATGGCGGCGGGCTGGCCGCTGCCGCTCAAGGTCTCGGTCAACATCTCGCCGCGTCAGGTCCGCTCGCGCGGCCTCGTCAACACGGTCATGAACGCCCTCGCCGCCACCGGCCTGCCGGCTTCGCGACTGGAGCTCGAAGTGACCGAGTCCGTGCTGCTCGAGGAGGACGAGGATACGGTCGCGACGCTGATGCAGCTCCGCGCGCTCGGCGTCCGCTTCGCGATGGACGACTTCGGCACCGGCTACTCGTCGCTGCGCAGCCTGCGCGCCTTCCCCTTCGATCGACTGAAGATCGACCAGTCCTTCGTGCGCAACATGGCGACGACGGCGGAGTCGCTCGCCATCGTCACCTCGATCATCGATCTGGCGGAATCGCTTGGCATGGCGACCACGGCCGAAGGCGTCGAGACCGCCGAGCAGTTCGACATGCTGCGCCGTGCCGGCTGCGTCGAGATTCAGGGCTTCTATTTCGGGCGCCCCCGGCCGAACGACTCGGTCCCCGAAGTGCTGCAAGGCTTCGGCATGACCTGGGACGCGGCCGCGATCGCCCCGATGCCGGCGCCGGCCGCCGAAGCACGGATCGCCGAAGCCCGCATGGCCGATCATCGGACTGCGGAGACGACATCCGCCAACGCCGCCGCCCAGAGCGCTACGGCTCCGGGCGCCTCGCTCTCGGTCGGCGTCACGGACAGCCAGC